In Corynebacterium endometrii, one DNA window encodes the following:
- a CDS encoding DoxX family protein, translated as MIRKIARPMLASVFIYDGVDTFRNTSEHVSGTETVLTRLRKVLPAQYASFVPKDPETVTQGLAAAKVGAGSLLALGKAPRTSAAVLAATTIPTMVGRDAFWEANDEATKSQKRSSFLTSTALLGGLFITTQDTAGKPSLLWRTQHAGKVANKKIQKALPTKSESQKMYEEAADRATEFGGKASDWFAENTEKAKAYVEDNKGDWEKAGAGVLAAATTAAATATDKAKSFVDDNKDDWQGAGKDLLDSAKSYADQARKATGDAVKNAENSAWLKAAEKNSKVARKNVVKKAAKARKAADKKLAKIDTKSTKRSIKKATKRADKAQAQADKRLAKAIKKVGKQIN; from the coding sequence ATGATCCGCAAGATTGCCCGCCCAATGCTGGCTTCCGTATTCATCTACGATGGTGTGGATACCTTCCGCAATACCTCTGAGCATGTTTCGGGCACTGAGACCGTGCTCACCCGCCTGCGCAAGGTCCTCCCAGCGCAGTACGCTTCTTTCGTGCCTAAAGACCCAGAGACGGTTACCCAGGGCCTGGCCGCCGCTAAGGTTGGCGCCGGTTCCCTGCTGGCCCTAGGCAAGGCACCTCGCACCTCTGCTGCGGTTCTGGCTGCTACTACCATTCCAACTATGGTTGGCCGCGACGCGTTCTGGGAGGCCAACGATGAGGCCACCAAGTCCCAGAAGCGTTCCAGCTTCCTGACTTCTACCGCTTTGCTGGGTGGCCTGTTCATCACCACCCAGGACACCGCCGGCAAGCCTTCCCTGCTGTGGCGAACCCAGCACGCGGGCAAGGTTGCAAACAAGAAGATCCAGAAGGCCCTTCCAACCAAGTCCGAGTCCCAGAAGATGTACGAAGAGGCCGCCGATCGTGCCACCGAATTTGGCGGCAAGGCTAGCGACTGGTTCGCCGAGAACACCGAAAAGGCCAAGGCTTACGTCGAGGACAATAAGGGTGACTGGGAAAAGGCTGGCGCCGGTGTGCTAGCCGCCGCTACCACTGCCGCCGCCACCGCCACCGACAAGGCTAAGTCCTTCGTCGATGACAACAAGGATGACTGGCAGGGTGCAGGCAAGGATCTGCTGGATTCCGCCAAGTCCTACGCGGATCAGGCCAGGAAGGCCACCGGTGACGCCGTGAAGAATGCTGAGAATTCCGCGTGGTTGAAGGCGGCTGAAAAGAATTCCAAGGTTGCACGCAAGAACGTAGTCAAAAAGGCCGCCAAGGCGCGCAAGGCTGCGGATAAGAAGCTCGCAAAGATTGACACCAAGAGCACTAAGCGCTCCATCAAAAAGGCCACTAAGCGTGCAGACAAGGCTCAGGCGCAGGCCGACAAGCGCCTAGCTAAGGCCATCAAGAAGGTTGGCAAGCAGATTAACTAA
- a CDS encoding MBL fold metallo-hydrolase, with product MTNTLSLHHISVSDMDNNVYLLASGGEGLLIDAADDAPAILKLAEDAGVRITAVLTTHRHWDHVRALEEVLESTGATHYVPFLDAPAIPAPADVELDHGDTIEWNGHTFPVVILRGHTPGGAALVAQVDGTTNLFVGDSLFPGGVGKTNSEGDFVRLYKDVTERVFDIYPDEAVVRPGHGESTTLGEERPKLGEWWDRRW from the coding sequence ATGACTAACACACTTTCACTGCACCATATTTCCGTTTCCGATATGGACAACAATGTTTACCTGCTTGCATCCGGCGGCGAGGGTCTACTGATCGATGCCGCCGATGACGCGCCGGCGATCCTCAAACTCGCCGAGGACGCGGGCGTACGCATCACGGCAGTGCTTACCACCCACCGGCATTGGGATCACGTGCGAGCGCTTGAGGAAGTTTTGGAGTCAACCGGCGCCACGCACTACGTCCCGTTCCTCGACGCGCCGGCCATCCCAGCCCCCGCCGACGTGGAGCTCGATCACGGCGACACCATCGAGTGGAACGGTCACACCTTCCCCGTAGTGATTCTGCGCGGCCACACCCCAGGCGGCGCCGCCCTAGTGGCACAGGTCGATGGAACTACCAACCTTTTCGTTGGGGATTCCCTCTTCCCTGGCGGAGTGGGTAAAACCAACTCCGAGGGTGACTTTGTTCGCCTCTATAAGGATGTAACGGAACGCGTTTTTGATATCTACCCCGATGAGGCCGTGGTCCGTCCAGGGCACGGTGAATCCACCACCCTAGGAGAAGAACGCCCTAAGCTCGGCGAATGGTGGGACCGCCGCTGGTAG
- the uvrA gene encoding excinuclease ABC subunit UvrA — MADRLVVRGAREHNLRGVDIDLPRDKMVVFTGLSGSGKSSLAFDTIFAEGQRRYVESLSSYARMFLGQMDKPDVDFIDGLSPAVSIDQKSTNHNPRSTVGTITEIYDYLRLLFSRAGTPHCPTCDAVISRQTPQQIVDTILGLEERLKFQVLAPVVRKRKGEFVDLFADLSAQGYSRVRVDGEVYSLSDVPKLKKQVKHDIDVVVDRLQVKASAKQRLTDSVETALRLADGLVTIDFVDNEELTHTYSEKAACPNGHHLSVEEYEPRAFSFNSPFGACPACDGLGTKLEIDEDLLIPDWDAPAVEAVQPWASSPNSRYFVKLVEALGKTMGFDPKAPLSSLTKEQQDALIHGSDEVVNVRYKNRYGRQRSWSAPFEGAVGFIQRKIETTDSEWAKDRMMQYTREVACPTCKGSRLKPEILAVRLESGEFGEKSIAGLTELSIEDASGFLNSLILGKREEIIAGAVLKEIQARLRFLIDVGLTYLTLNRGASTLSGGEAQRIRLATQIGSGLAGVLYVLDEPSIGLHQRDNQRLIATLKRLRDIGNTLIVVEHDEDTIREADWLVDIGPRAGEFGGNVVYQGAPEGIIECEESLTGQYLSGAKVLGVPEQRRAIDPERTLKVVGARENNLKGVDVELPLGVITCVTGVSGSGKSTVVNQILAKTLANKLNKARQVPGRATRVEGVEHLDKLVQVDQSPIGRTPRSNPATYTGVFDKIRTLFAETQEAKVRGYKPGRFSFNVKGGRCEACQGDGTLKIEMNFLPDVYVPCEVCNGARYNRETLEVLYKGKNIAEVLDMPISEAATFFEPITSIHRYLNTLVEVGLGYVRLGQSATTLSGGEAQRVKLASELQKRSNGRTVYILDEPTTGLHFEDIRKLMLVIQGLADKGNSVIIIEHNLDVIKAADWIVDMGPEGGSGGGTVVAQGTPEDVAKVDGSYTGQFLKEVLV; from the coding sequence ATGGCAGACCGTTTGGTGGTCCGCGGCGCACGCGAGCACAATCTCAGGGGCGTGGATATCGACCTGCCGCGCGATAAAATGGTGGTTTTTACTGGCCTTTCGGGTTCCGGCAAATCATCCCTTGCCTTTGACACCATCTTCGCAGAAGGGCAGCGGCGGTACGTTGAATCCTTGAGCTCTTATGCGCGAATGTTCCTAGGACAAATGGATAAGCCGGACGTTGATTTCATAGACGGTCTATCGCCTGCGGTGTCCATCGACCAGAAATCCACGAACCATAACCCGCGATCCACCGTGGGCACGATCACGGAGATTTACGACTATCTGCGCCTGTTGTTCTCCCGGGCCGGAACGCCACACTGCCCAACGTGCGATGCGGTCATTTCCCGTCAAACGCCGCAACAGATTGTAGATACGATTCTAGGCCTTGAGGAACGCTTGAAGTTCCAGGTGCTGGCTCCCGTCGTGCGCAAGCGCAAGGGGGAATTCGTCGATTTATTCGCTGATCTGTCCGCACAGGGCTATTCCCGCGTTCGGGTCGACGGGGAGGTCTACTCTTTGTCTGACGTCCCTAAGCTTAAGAAGCAGGTCAAGCATGACATTGACGTAGTGGTTGACCGCCTGCAGGTTAAGGCGTCCGCCAAGCAACGCCTGACCGATTCCGTTGAGACCGCCCTCCGCTTGGCCGACGGCCTCGTCACCATCGATTTCGTCGACAATGAAGAGCTGACCCATACCTATTCCGAGAAGGCGGCGTGCCCCAATGGGCACCATTTGAGCGTAGAGGAATACGAACCCCGGGCCTTTTCCTTCAACTCGCCATTCGGCGCTTGCCCGGCCTGCGATGGCCTGGGGACCAAGTTGGAAATCGACGAAGACCTGCTCATCCCGGATTGGGATGCCCCGGCGGTCGAGGCCGTTCAGCCCTGGGCTAGCTCTCCCAACAGCCGTTACTTCGTAAAGTTGGTCGAGGCCCTAGGCAAGACCATGGGCTTTGATCCTAAGGCGCCCCTGTCCTCGCTGACCAAGGAGCAGCAGGACGCGTTGATTCACGGTTCGGATGAAGTGGTCAACGTCCGTTACAAGAACCGTTACGGCCGTCAGCGTTCCTGGTCCGCGCCCTTCGAGGGCGCCGTGGGCTTTATTCAGCGGAAGATCGAGACCACGGATTCTGAGTGGGCCAAGGACCGCATGATGCAATACACCCGCGAGGTAGCGTGCCCCACATGCAAGGGCAGCCGCCTCAAGCCGGAAATCTTGGCCGTGCGCCTCGAGTCGGGGGAGTTTGGCGAAAAGTCCATCGCGGGTCTGACCGAACTGTCCATTGAGGATGCATCCGGTTTCTTAAACTCCCTTATCTTGGGTAAGCGTGAGGAGATCATCGCGGGAGCGGTGTTAAAGGAAATTCAAGCCCGCTTGCGCTTCCTGATCGACGTGGGGCTTACCTATCTCACGCTAAATCGCGGGGCTTCGACCCTATCCGGCGGTGAGGCGCAGCGTATCCGGCTCGCAACCCAAATCGGCTCCGGTTTGGCGGGGGTTCTCTACGTTCTCGATGAACCGTCCATTGGATTGCACCAACGTGATAACCAACGCCTCATTGCCACCTTGAAGCGCCTGCGCGATATCGGTAACACCCTGATTGTGGTCGAGCACGATGAGGACACGATTCGCGAGGCCGATTGGTTGGTTGATATCGGGCCACGCGCCGGCGAATTTGGCGGCAACGTGGTTTACCAGGGCGCGCCCGAGGGGATCATCGAGTGTGAGGAATCCCTGACCGGGCAGTATCTCTCAGGCGCCAAGGTCCTGGGCGTGCCCGAACAGCGCCGAGCTATAGACCCGGAGCGCACGCTGAAGGTTGTAGGCGCCCGTGAAAATAACCTCAAGGGCGTGGACGTGGAACTTCCGCTGGGCGTAATCACCTGTGTCACCGGCGTGTCCGGCTCCGGTAAGTCAACCGTGGTCAATCAGATTCTGGCCAAGACCCTGGCCAATAAGCTCAATAAGGCCCGCCAGGTTCCAGGTCGCGCGACGCGTGTCGAGGGCGTGGAACATTTAGACAAGCTCGTGCAGGTAGACCAAAGCCCAATCGGACGCACGCCGCGTTCCAACCCGGCGACGTATACGGGTGTTTTTGACAAGATCCGTACTCTTTTCGCGGAGACGCAGGAAGCTAAAGTACGCGGTTACAAGCCGGGCCGATTCTCCTTCAACGTCAAGGGCGGCCGGTGTGAGGCGTGTCAGGGTGATGGCACGTTGAAGATCGAAATGAATTTCCTTCCGGACGTTTATGTTCCGTGCGAGGTATGTAATGGCGCCCGCTACAACCGCGAAACCCTCGAGGTTCTCTACAAGGGCAAAAACATTGCGGAAGTTCTAGATATGCCCATCTCCGAGGCCGCCACGTTTTTCGAGCCCATTACCTCCATCCACCGTTACCTCAACACGCTCGTCGAGGTGGGCTTGGGCTACGTGCGCCTAGGGCAATCCGCAACCACGCTTTCGGGCGGTGAGGCACAGCGAGTCAAGCTTGCCTCCGAATTGCAGAAGCGCTCCAACGGGCGAACGGTATACATCCTCGATGAGCCCACCACCGGGCTTCACTTTGAGGACATCCGCAAACTCATGCTGGTGATTCAGGGGCTGGCCGATAAGGGCAACTCCGTCATCATTATCGAGCACAACCTTGACGTGATTAAGGCTGCAGACTGGATTGTGGACATGGGACCCGAGGGGGGCTCTGGGGGCGGCACCGTAGTTGCGCAGGGCACGCCGGAGGATGTTGCCAAGGTGGACGGCTCATACACCGGTCAATTCCTTAAAGAGGTACTGGTTTAA
- the infC gene encoding translation initiation factor IF-3, which translates to MSAEARINERIRVPEVRLVGPGGEQVGIVRIDDARKLAYEADLDLVEVAPNAKPPVAKIMDYGKFKYEQAQKARESRKNQQQTVVKEQKFRPKIDDHDYETKKGNVVRFLEKGSKVKVTIMFRGREQSRPELGFRLLERLAEDVAEYGVVESRPKQDGRNMTMVLGPSRKGKK; encoded by the coding sequence ATCAGCGCTGAAGCTCGCATCAATGAGCGCATCCGTGTACCAGAAGTTCGTCTTGTTGGCCCCGGTGGCGAACAGGTCGGCATTGTTCGCATTGATGACGCTCGTAAGCTCGCTTACGAGGCGGACCTCGACCTAGTAGAGGTGGCACCAAACGCCAAGCCGCCCGTAGCCAAGATCATGGATTACGGCAAGTTCAAATATGAACAGGCCCAGAAAGCTCGCGAATCCCGCAAGAACCAGCAGCAGACCGTGGTCAAGGAACAGAAGTTCCGCCCTAAGATCGATGATCATGATTATGAGACCAAGAAGGGCAACGTGGTGCGCTTCCTGGAAAAGGGTTCCAAGGTCAAGGTGACCATCATGTTCCGTGGTCGTGAGCAGTCACGTCCAGAACTCGGCTTCCGCCTCTTGGAGCGTCTCGCAGAAGACGTTGCAGAGTACGGCGTAGTTGAATCCCGTCCTAAGCAGGATGGCCGCAACATGACCATGGTGTTGGGACCATCCCGCAAGGGCAAGAAGTAG
- the rpmI gene encoding 50S ribosomal protein L35: MKQKTHKGTAKRIKVTGSGKLRREQAGRRHLLEGKPSRRTRRLKGTEAVAPADTKRVKRLLGRS; the protein is encoded by the coding sequence ATGAAGCAGAAGACCCACAAGGGCACCGCAAAGCGTATCAAGGTGACCGGTTCCGGCAAGCTGCGCCGTGAGCAGGCTGGCCGCCGCCACCTGCTGGAGGGCAAGCCTTCCCGCCGCACCCGTCGTCTGAAGGGCACCGAGGCTGTCGCTCCTGCAGACACCAAGCGCGTTAAGCGTCTGCTCGGCCGCTCCTAA
- the rplT gene encoding 50S ribosomal protein L20 — MARVKRSVNAKKKRRAILKSAKGYRGQRSRLYRKAKEQWLHSMTYAYRDRRARKSEFRKLWIQRINAAARMNDITYNRLIHGLRLAEIEVDRKILAELAVNDFEAFSALCEAAKAALPEDVNAPKAA, encoded by the coding sequence GTGGCACGAGTAAAGCGTTCGGTTAATGCAAAGAAGAAGCGCCGCGCGATTCTGAAGTCCGCTAAGGGTTACCGCGGCCAGCGCTCCCGCCTCTACCGCAAGGCTAAGGAGCAGTGGCTGCACTCCATGACTTACGCGTACCGCGATCGCCGCGCACGCAAGTCTGAGTTCCGCAAGCTCTGGATCCAGCGCATCAACGCTGCAGCCCGCATGAATGACATCACCTACAACCGTCTCATCCACGGACTCCGCCTGGCTGAGATTGAGGTAGACCGCAAGATCCTCGCGGAGCTGGCTGTCAATGACTTCGAGGCATTCTCCGCTCTGTGTGAGGCCGCTAAGGCCGCACTGCCAGAGGACGTCAATGCTCCTAAGGCTGCTTAA
- a CDS encoding TrmH family RNA methyltransferase: MHLDFEQPFTERTPRIVNAAKLHRSSARKKAQAFIIEGENAVDAAVSTGAARDLFVTERAAERFADIVTAAGYMDVYVHPITEKAARHLSDTQTTTGIFAVCEPVLWKAGKILASKPRLVSVPVLTSEPGNAGTLIRTSDAMGADGVIFAGETVDPLGCKVARASAGSLFHVPVAREPNIKDVLGQLRAAKLQVFATAADGEADLAEVDLTQPTAWLFGNEAHGLGEELLGEADVRVRIPILGRAESLNLATAASICLYESAKALYRR, encoded by the coding sequence ATGCACCTAGATTTCGAGCAGCCCTTCACGGAACGCACTCCACGAATAGTTAACGCAGCTAAGCTTCACCGTTCCTCCGCGCGCAAGAAGGCGCAGGCGTTTATCATCGAGGGCGAGAATGCGGTAGACGCGGCCGTGTCCACCGGAGCCGCTCGCGACCTATTCGTCACCGAAAGGGCGGCGGAGCGTTTCGCAGACATCGTCACCGCGGCCGGCTACATGGACGTCTACGTTCACCCCATCACGGAGAAGGCCGCGCGGCATCTATCCGATACACAGACTACGACCGGGATCTTCGCCGTGTGCGAACCGGTGCTGTGGAAAGCCGGCAAGATTTTGGCGAGTAAGCCACGCTTAGTTTCTGTCCCCGTTCTCACCTCCGAGCCGGGTAACGCCGGGACCCTGATCAGAACCTCCGATGCCATGGGCGCGGATGGCGTTATTTTCGCCGGGGAGACCGTGGATCCCCTGGGCTGCAAAGTGGCCCGGGCCTCGGCGGGCTCATTGTTTCACGTGCCCGTGGCTCGCGAGCCCAATATTAAGGACGTGCTGGGGCAGTTGCGTGCGGCCAAGCTGCAGGTGTTCGCCACCGCGGCGGATGGGGAAGCTGATCTCGCGGAGGTAGATCTCACCCAGCCGACTGCGTGGCTGTTTGGAAATGAGGCGCACGGCCTTGGTGAGGAACTCCTCGGAGAGGCGGACGTGCGGGTTCGGATACCTATCCTTGGCCGGGCTGAATCTTTGAATCTGGCTACCGCGGCGAGCATCTGCCTCTACGAATCCGCCAAAGCTTTATATCGGCGCTAG
- the pheS gene encoding phenylalanine--tRNA ligase subunit alpha produces the protein MITGVSFRASRRYFRHVSDTPQIELTEEALSAAADEAIGAFDAASNLEELAAARREHLGDQGYIPQARMSLGKIPKDQRKEAGRNVNMARGKVEKRFAQVKEVLEQQAREAQLAAETVDVTVPTTRTQTGALHPITALSERIADIFVGMGWEIADGPEVEAEYFNFDALNFKPDHPARTLQDTFHVSVEGSKQVLRTHTSPVQMRSMLERDVPLYIACPGRVFRTDELDATHTPVFHQVEGLAVDKGLTMAHLRGTLDHLAKTLFGPETKTRMRTNYFPFTEPSAEVDVWFPNKKGGAGWIEWGGCGMVNPNVLRAAGIDPKEYTGFAFGMGLERTLQFRNGLTDMRDMVEGDVRFTLPFGIQA, from the coding sequence ATGATTACCGGCGTTAGTTTTCGCGCAAGTAGAAGGTACTTTAGGCACGTGTCAGATACCCCTCAGATCGAATTGACCGAAGAAGCGTTGAGCGCCGCCGCCGATGAGGCGATTGGCGCCTTCGATGCCGCGTCCAACCTTGAGGAACTCGCAGCTGCTCGGCGTGAGCACCTGGGTGACCAGGGTTATATCCCGCAGGCCCGCATGTCCCTAGGAAAGATTCCTAAGGATCAGCGCAAGGAAGCGGGACGCAACGTTAACATGGCGCGCGGAAAGGTAGAGAAGCGCTTTGCGCAGGTCAAGGAAGTCCTTGAGCAGCAGGCGCGTGAGGCACAGCTGGCCGCAGAGACGGTAGACGTCACCGTCCCTACCACCCGCACTCAGACCGGTGCGTTGCACCCGATCACCGCGCTGTCTGAGCGCATCGCCGATATTTTCGTGGGCATGGGCTGGGAAATTGCCGATGGTCCCGAGGTAGAGGCGGAATACTTCAACTTCGACGCCTTGAATTTCAAGCCGGATCATCCCGCGCGTACTCTGCAGGATACCTTCCACGTCTCCGTTGAGGGTTCCAAGCAGGTTTTGCGCACTCACACCTCCCCAGTCCAGATGCGTTCCATGCTCGAGCGCGATGTACCGCTTTACATCGCCTGCCCAGGCCGCGTATTCCGCACCGATGAGCTCGATGCAACCCACACCCCGGTCTTCCACCAGGTCGAAGGGTTGGCGGTAGATAAGGGGCTCACGATGGCACATTTGCGCGGCACCCTGGATCACCTTGCAAAGACCTTGTTTGGGCCAGAAACCAAAACCCGCATGCGCACCAACTACTTCCCGTTTACGGAGCCCTCCGCAGAGGTGGACGTGTGGTTCCCCAACAAGAAGGGCGGCGCCGGCTGGATCGAGTGGGGCGGCTGCGGCATGGTGAATCCCAACGTTCTTCGAGCTGCGGGCATCGATCCTAAGGAATACACGGGATTCGCATTTGGCATGGGACTTGAGCGCACCCTCCAGTTCCGCAACGGTCTCACCGACATGCGGGACATGGTCGAGGGCGATGTTCGTTTCACCCTGCCGTTCGGAATCCAGGCATAA
- the pheT gene encoding phenylalanine--tRNA ligase subunit beta, translated as MLISQNWVTRLLEKNNPGWSVSPEELDAGYVRVGFETEGYESLPEVKGPLVIGQVAEIEELTQFKKPIRYCQVNVGDANGTGELQGIICGARNFKLHDYVVVSLPGAELPGGFKIAARETYDHISNGMMCSAAELGIADKSEGIITLDESFADHVGKDARPFIGLEDTVFDVNITPDRGYALSARGLTRELASAFNLEYVDLAEDTSVSGIDVSRVPAPSGELIDVDLREETKVMRFGLRKVTGIDPEAASPFWLQRELMLSGQRPVNAATDVTNYVMLLLGQPMHAFDANLVSGNLVVRNAEAGEKFETLDHVNRELNGEDVVICDDNGIQSLAGVMGGTTTEISDSTTDVYFEAATWDPITVARTSRRHKLSSEASRRFERGVDPAVVEVALDYACALLVEIAGGTIEPGRTIKGEVPAVDAIEMPASMPSTYAGVDYPRETVLNRLREVGCALEEKGDELVVTPATWRTDISMDVDLVEEVLRLEGLEDIPTILPTPKGGRGLTPAQKRRRAIGHGLAYAGYAEVLPSPFIANDTFDVWGLDEADERRKTVEVQNPLEADKAILASTLLPDMLVALGRNVARGRTDLALYGLQQVSFKRSDASPMPSVETRPEQSVVDELVASLPYQPLHVATVATGAIEHAGPWGDGRAYTYADAIESARLVARASGVDVTVESAENLPWHPGRCAAIKVGETVVGYAGELHPQILEALNLPARTCAMELCVTDLPLDEAFPAPVLSAFPALHQDIALVVDESTPAEAVRQVVEEAAGDLLESVELFDIFRGEQLGEGKKSLAFKLVFRAGDRTLTDDEVNEHRLAAAKLAKAKLGAEMRA; from the coding sequence ATGCTTATTTCCCAGAATTGGGTAACCCGCCTGCTAGAGAAGAACAATCCCGGCTGGAGCGTCTCGCCTGAGGAACTCGATGCGGGTTACGTGCGTGTTGGCTTCGAGACGGAGGGGTATGAGTCTCTTCCGGAGGTGAAGGGCCCGCTGGTCATCGGACAGGTGGCTGAGATTGAAGAACTGACCCAGTTTAAAAAGCCTATCCGCTACTGCCAGGTAAACGTTGGTGACGCCAATGGCACCGGCGAACTGCAGGGCATTATTTGCGGCGCGCGCAATTTCAAATTGCACGATTATGTGGTGGTTTCGCTACCTGGCGCGGAACTTCCTGGTGGATTCAAGATCGCCGCACGCGAGACGTATGACCACATCTCCAACGGAATGATGTGTTCCGCAGCTGAGCTTGGCATTGCCGATAAGTCTGAGGGCATCATCACCCTTGATGAGTCCTTCGCCGACCACGTGGGTAAGGACGCGCGACCGTTCATCGGCCTAGAGGACACGGTCTTTGACGTAAACATCACACCTGATCGCGGTTACGCGCTCTCCGCCCGCGGATTGACCCGCGAGTTGGCGTCCGCCTTCAACCTGGAGTACGTGGATCTAGCCGAGGATACGTCCGTGTCTGGCATCGATGTCTCCCGCGTGCCCGCACCATCCGGTGAATTAATAGATGTTGATTTGCGTGAAGAAACCAAGGTAATGCGCTTTGGCCTGCGCAAGGTCACCGGCATTGATCCAGAAGCCGCTAGCCCCTTCTGGCTGCAGCGCGAGTTGATGCTGTCCGGTCAGCGCCCGGTGAACGCGGCCACCGATGTGACCAACTACGTCATGCTGCTGCTGGGGCAGCCGATGCACGCTTTCGACGCAAACCTCGTGTCCGGCAACTTGGTTGTCCGCAATGCTGAGGCCGGGGAGAAATTCGAAACCTTGGATCACGTGAATCGTGAGCTCAACGGAGAAGACGTGGTCATCTGCGATGACAATGGCATCCAGTCTTTGGCTGGCGTCATGGGCGGAACCACCACTGAGATCAGCGATTCCACCACCGACGTCTACTTCGAGGCGGCAACCTGGGACCCGATCACCGTTGCCCGAACCTCCCGCCGCCATAAGCTCTCCTCTGAGGCATCCCGCCGATTCGAGCGAGGCGTGGATCCAGCCGTGGTCGAGGTGGCGCTGGATTACGCATGTGCGCTTCTCGTTGAGATTGCTGGCGGCACCATCGAACCGGGACGGACCATCAAGGGCGAGGTACCGGCCGTTGACGCGATTGAAATGCCGGCATCGATGCCTTCAACGTACGCCGGTGTGGATTACCCGCGAGAGACGGTATTGAACCGCCTCCGCGAGGTAGGTTGTGCGTTGGAGGAAAAGGGCGATGAACTCGTTGTCACCCCCGCGACCTGGCGCACCGATATTTCAATGGACGTGGATCTGGTTGAAGAAGTCTTGCGCCTCGAGGGCCTTGAGGACATACCTACCATTTTGCCAACCCCTAAGGGCGGCCGCGGCCTGACCCCTGCACAGAAGCGTCGCCGAGCAATTGGTCATGGACTGGCATACGCCGGCTACGCCGAGGTGCTTCCGAGCCCGTTCATCGCCAACGATACTTTTGACGTGTGGGGCCTCGATGAGGCCGACGAGCGCCGGAAGACGGTTGAGGTGCAAAACCCTCTCGAGGCGGATAAGGCCATCCTTGCCTCAACCCTGTTGCCTGACATGCTGGTGGCTCTGGGGCGCAATGTCGCCCGCGGCCGCACTGACCTCGCTCTGTACGGACTCCAGCAGGTGTCCTTCAAGAGGTCTGATGCATCCCCGATGCCTTCGGTTGAGACCCGCCCTGAGCAGTCCGTCGTAGATGAGCTGGTTGCGTCGCTGCCGTACCAGCCGCTCCACGTGGCTACGGTCGCTACCGGCGCCATTGAGCACGCTGGACCATGGGGCGATGGCCGCGCTTATACCTACGCGGACGCAATCGAGTCAGCGCGATTGGTAGCCCGGGCTTCCGGCGTTGATGTAACAGTTGAAAGCGCTGAGAACCTTCCTTGGCACCCGGGCCGCTGCGCGGCTATCAAGGTAGGCGAGACAGTGGTGGGTTATGCGGGTGAGCTTCATCCTCAGATCCTCGAGGCGCTTAATCTGCCTGCTCGCACCTGCGCGATGGAACTGTGCGTCACGGATCTGCCCTTGGACGAGGCGTTCCCAGCGCCCGTTTTGTCCGCCTTCCCGGCGCTCCACCAAGACATTGCACTGGTGGTGGACGAGTCCACGCCTGCCGAAGCCGTGCGCCAGGTTGTTGAGGAAGCCGCAGGCGACCTGCTCGAAAGCGTCGAACTATTCGACATCTTCCGCGGTGAGCAGCTGGGTGAGGGCAAGAAGTCCCTAGCCTTTAAGCTGGTCTTCCGTGCCGGCGATCGTACTCTGACCGACGATGAGGTCAATGAACATCGTTTGGCAGCGGCCAAACTGGCCAAGGCTAAGCTGGGCGCGGAGATGCGCGCTTAA